DNA sequence from the Candidatus Fluviicola riflensis genome:
TTGGTTATCGGCGTGTTGCTGTTTAATACCGCTTTCGGAGTTTATTCCTTCCGGAAAACACTGGCTGCTCATCGTTTGGAAAAAGAAATAGCGATGGCTGTAAAAGCTGAAGTAAATCACGAAACGATCTACAGTTTTTATGTTGATCAATCGTTTCCGTCTTACGGGATCAACAACTGGGTACGCAATTTTTTCATGGCAGATTATGATACCTTTGAAAAAGGGGCGTTGGTTGTTTTTAACGAAGCGCAATTCAAGAACCAATGGAAAAATCATCGTGTCATGCGCAACTGGAACCAGTTGAAACAAAGCTATGATCTTGACACACTTCGAACATTAACCGGTAATTGGCAGATCTATCGCATCCGATAAGCACATAGCGATCATTACGCCAGGGTTTGCGGCTAACGAGCAGGATACAACATGTATTACTGCATTGTGGATTTTTGTGCGTGAATTACACCTGCGCGGAATTGCTGTCACCATTTTTGCGCTTCATTATCCTTATAAAGATGAAGCTTACTTATGGCACGGAATTCCTATCATTCCACTCAATGGAAGAAACCGGTTTTTGCAGCGAAAATTGTTGCTCCCTGTGAAATTGAAGCGCTCATTTCGAAAACGGCATCAGACACAATCGTTTACCCATATTCACACATTTTGGCTCGGAGAAGCAACGTATTTGGGAATGCAATTGGCTAAACAACACAAACTTCCTGTCATCGCTACTGCCATGGGGCAGGACGTGCTTAAAGAAAACAAATACCTGAAACGCATTGTTCCTGAGTCACTAAAAGCGGTGATCACACTTTCGGTTTTTCATCGCGATCAATTGGCTAAAAGTACCGGTTGGCCATCGACGATTATTCCTTTTGGATTACCGGAAACGGAAACGGTAACCATTGCCAAAACCATTGATTTGATTGGAATCGGGAATTTGATTCCGTTGAAAAACTTTGGGTATTTCATTGAAATTTGCGGTAGGTTGGTATCTGACCATCCCAATCTGCAAGCCGAAATAATTGGCGTGGGTAGTGAGCAAGAACGTTTGCAGGAGCAAATTGAAACGCTGGGTTTGTCAAACAACGTACAATTGGTTGGGCTTTGTTCCTACGAAGAAACCCAGCTGCGACTTGCCGCGTCGAAAGTACTGCTGCATCCTTCTTCTTTCGAAGGCTTCGGAATGATCTTCGTGGAAGCGTTGGCGTTGCAGGTACATGTTGTAGCTAACAGGGTTGGAATTGCGTATGAACATACTGATATTCATGAACTCACAGGCAATGCAGATGTTGATAGCGCGGTGATTGTCAAATTGCTAACGGAATCGCTCCCTGAATCGGAAATGTATGCGATTGCGACGACGGTTGATAGGTATTTGGATATTTACAATGCCTGATTGCTTATTGGTCAAGTTAAGTTCGTACTTTTACTTCGAATCTAGAACCGGCTTACCATGAATCCTGTAAAAAATATCTTTTCTGCACTTCTACTCTTTTTATTACTGCCGGTAATGGATGTTTCCGGACAAATAGAAGCAGGAAAACGTCTTGAATTTGAATTGCGTGAAGGTTATGAAAACTTTGATTTAGCTCAATTTCGGGAAAATGGCATATTGGTGTTTTATCATGCCGAAAAGTCAGTTAAAGATAACCTCACATGGAAAGTTGATCATTATTCAACAGATTTGGAAATAGTTGACAGCAAGGAAATAATCATTTCGGAGGATTATAGATTACAAAAAACGGTACAAGACGACCTTTACTTATACCTCTTTTTTTTACATCACAGTGATGAATATTTATTTGTTCGGGTCAACTCAAAAACACTTGAAGTAGAGCGAATGGAAGGTTTACTTCCGGAAAAGACCTTTTCTAAGGAAATTACTGTTATTGATAACAAAGTGATTGTCTATTGTACATCTAAAAAATCAAAAATGCTTAGAGTTCTGGATTTCAAATCCGGTGCTGAAAACGATGTAGCTTTTAGCATCGAAGAATATGAGCCGAACGATGTTTCTTTGTTGAATATACAAGTTGATGATGATAGTCAGGAATTGTATTTTTTCTTTAATGCTAAGTTCGAAAAGAGTTATCAGTTATATGTAATGCGTTTTAATGACGAAGCAGAACTTCAGGAAAAAATCAATTTAAGTGAAGATTCACCGTGGGTATTTAGCACAATCTCGGGTACATTTTTAGCTGAGGGAGAGTATATGTTTACCGGTACCTATTCTGAAAAATCGACCGATAAGTCAGAGGGTATTTTTATTTGCAAAACAACCAACGGTAAAAAGGATTTTCACAAGTTTTATAACTTTTTGGAGTTTGAAGAGTTTTTAAGCTATCTACCTGAAAAAGAACAGGATAAAATTGAAAAAAGAAAAAACAAAAAGGAGGATCAAGGAGAAGAGCTTAAATTAAATTACCTTATGCTATCACACAATGTACGCTTTATAGATGGGAAGTATATTTACATTGGTGAAGCGTATTATCCTACTTACAATACCTATTCTAGTACGAATTCCAGCGGACTGACTACCACTACGGTAGTGTTTGCCGGTTATTTTTATACGCACGCAACTGTTGCCGGCTTTGATGAAGAAGGTGAAAAATTGTGGGACAAGACTTTTGAAATAAAACCGAAAGTGAAACCGTTTACACTTAGCGAAATGGTTCAGGTTACACAAAATAGTCCAACAGAACTAGGATTGATGTTTGCATCGGGTGACAGTGTTGAATCAAAAGCAATAAATACGTATGGAGAGGTGGTTAGGGATCGAAGTGTTAAAATGATTGCAAAAAGCGATGGTGATGATCAGACAAAATGGACTTATAGCGCTTTAACTTATTGGTATGATAACTTCTTTTTGGCTCATGGTTCTCAACTAATCAAAAACATCGAAGAGAAAGGAGAACGGGGCAAACGAAGACGCCAGGTTTACTTCATTAATAAGATTTCTTATAGTTTTTAGTCGTCTTTCTTAATCACCACCCAAGGAAAAGGAGAATCATTTTTCAATAGCTTAAACAATCGGTTTGGCCGATAATGAACGCTATAATTCTTCGGAAGATCATCCCACGTTAAATGAAAATAATAGCCTTGCGCAGCCGGTTCCTGTTGCTCGTTGAAGTAATTGGCAGTGCGTTCTTTTGCGCCCTTTTGATCGGTCGATTTGTAAATCGGGCTGTCTAATAAGTGGATTTCCCCACCGGGTTTTAGTAACCGAAACAGGCTGTTCCAAAATGCTTCAGTTGGTTCAAAATATTGGATGCTGGCATTGAACGTAATGCAATCGAATTGTGCTTCGGGTAACAGTTCAAGATCGTTGCAGCAGACAAATTTTATTAATTCATTTCCAAAACAGCGGGCGGCTTGTTCAAGTTCTTCGGTTCCCACATCAACGCCAATTATTTCAGAAGTAAAAGGAGCCATCCTTGCCGTAAACCACCCGTTTCCACAACCGATGTCCACTACTGACGGTTTGTTTTTCGTTGCCAGAAATGCACAAAAGCGTTCCTGTGTTTTTCGACGCATGTTCCATTCCCGTGCATGTGGATGTGTTTTCGGAACCAACGGAAGCTGTCGCACAAAAGCATCATCGTGAACACGTTGTTCTTTGGTTCGAAGCCGAATATAGACTTCTTCGAAAGCTGTTTTCGGGGGTGTAAGGTAATGCACACCATTTTTCGGTTCTGGCAGATAAGGGTGCATCATTTGTTCCATTTCATAAGTGCCAGTGCCACCTTGCTTTTAAGACGGTGTTTGAGCGATTGATCACGATGCGCCAGCCAGCCGTTTACGAGGTAACGGATCGAATAATTGTAAAACTTGTCGGAATACGGCAGCGAAAACCGGATATCGCGATCAGTACTTTTTTGCCAGTCCAAAACGGTTGTGATCTCATCTTCTATTTCGGCATATAAACCCGTTCCTTTGATCGGATAAGCTTTGGTAATGGTGAGCAAATGCGGATTACAGGCTTTGATGTGTTCCATCGTTTGCTGAATATCTTCGAGCTCTTCACCCGGATATCCAACCATGATAAATGTACCGGCTTCCATTCCCAAAGCACGGGTTTGCTGCATGGTTGTTTGCACGGTTTCCAACGAAACCCGTCTGTCCATGCGATCAATAACGCGTTGAGAACCGCTTTCAGCTCCAATCCAGATGCGGAAACAACCCATTTCTTTCAGTTGCTGTAAAACGGTGTCATTCAGACGTTCGGCACGCGTGATGCATTCAAAGTCGATGATGAGATTATGCTGTTTAAATTCGGCGTGCAAATCGGCGATCCATTTATGGCTTACGGTAAATACGTCATCGACAAACCATAACGCTTCTACATCGAAACGGGCTTTTAAATCGAGAATTTCAGCGACCACGTGTTTGGGATCGTTGCGTCGGTAACTTTGTCCGTATACGGCCGTGCTGCACCATTTGCAGGTATATGGACAACCGCGCTGCGTACTGATATTGAGCGTGCGTTTGCCGTGGTGCTTTTTCCAGACATCGAGGTATTTTTCAATCGGAATGGAACCGCGGTCGGGAAAAGGAAGCGTTTCCAGTTCCTTGATTTTAGTCCGGGCTTCGTTGCACACAATTTCCCCGTTATCCGTTTTGTAAGCAATTCCCTGGATTTCTGAAACAGGAAGTTGCTGTTCAATAGCATTGCTCAGTTCCAGAACGGTTTGTTCGCCTTCACCGGAAATGGTGAAATCGAAACCAGCGTTGAGGTAATGCTCAATATTGTAGGTTACGTCAGGGCCGCCAACAATTGTGACTGTTTCAGGAAGTTCTGACTTGAGCCAGGTGTTGAGTTCCAGTACGTTCAGCTTGGTCATCAGGTTCGAATAAAAAGCAACCAGTTGAGGCTGAAGTTCCATCAATTCGGCTTTCCAATCGGCCTTCGTTAAAAAAGTGCTGTCGACAATCGTCACATCTTTTCCGGCGGCTTTGAGATAAGAGCTGATATACAACAATCCCAGCGTGGGATAGGGACGCATGATCTCCAATTCTTTCGAATCGTCAGCCAAAAAATATCCGTGTGTCAAAACCAGTTTCATCCGTCGTGTCAACGCTTTTTTAAACTTAAGAAATAATGGTCGGACCGGTTGGCGAAAAATGAAAAAGAAAATCGCTTCTCCAACCAAATCAGCAAACGAAGGGCGCGCGGTCTTTTGGTGAAAAACGGCACCATATAAGAAGGTGGAATAAACAAACCGACAGGTCGCAACAATTCAACATCAAAATACGGATTCGCCAATCGGATAATTTCTTTCGGTGAATAATACCAGGTTGGAACCGCTGTATCGTTGACCATCACGTTTATAGCTTCGGTTGTGTTTCGACGATTTCTATTGCTGAATCGGCCTTTCAATGTCAGATACCAGCGATCCCAGGTTGTTTTTTTACCCATGATCACACAGATCAGCCGTTCGTTGGTCGCCAGTAAATCACTTGTTTTTTGAAAGAACTGTTCCAGATCGGCTTTGGGTAAGCAATTTAATCCGCCGAAGTCGGAGAAAATTGTTTGCGGTTCGTTATTGAGTTGGTCTAATTCCAACAGATTCAATACACGAAAATCGATCTCAGGAAACTTGGATTGTGCTTCCGAAATCATCTTAGGTGACAAATCCGAAGCGATGACAGAATAACCGTTTTCGTGCCAGCGTTTAGCATCTTCTCCGGTTCCGCAATTCACTTCCAGCACGGCAGAGCCTTCTCTGATCGGAAGCTGCCCAAGGTAATACCAAACCCTTTCACGCTGGGCTTTCCCAACCGATGTGTGTGTGAAACTCCGGTCGTAATCGCTCGCCGCTGCATCAAAACTGGCCTTCATCTAATACAGTTTTAGTTTCAGCAATGTGGCAAATGCGGCATTGTACGGCACCAGGAAAGCGTAACGCCACGAAGTAGCGTGCGAAGTTTTTTTCCACTTATTGATTCCCTGACGCGTGCGAAATGAATGGTGAACGTAACGCTGCAATTTGCGGTAAAAATCGGTGTGAAATGTTCCGGCAAACATCATGTCCAAATCGTCGGAATCTTTCCAATTCGATTTGTCGCCCATTTCCTGTTTGACGCGCTCGTAAAATTTCGTTCCCGGCAACGGATAAGAAACCGAAATCCCGATATCGTCCGGACGGTTATTGCGCACCATTTCAATGGTCGATTGAATGTCTTCTTTGGTTTCGCCCAGGTAACCGAATTGCAGGAAATATGCCACACGAGCACCCTTTTGCTGCAATAATTTCGTACTGCTGGTAATTTGTTCAATAGTAATGCCTTTGTCCATGGCATCCAGTATTTTCTGTGAACCGCTTTCAGCTCCCATCCATACTTCTTCCAAACCTGAGGCAACCAATTCTTCGATTGTTTTGTCGACCAGTAACAAATCGGCGCGACTTTGAATTTTGTAGTGAATGTGCAGTTTTTTCTCCTGGATGAGTTCGTTGAAACGCGTCACCCAGCCTGGTTTTAAACCGAAAATATCGTCTGTGATCCAAAAGTGGTTGACGCCGTAAGTTGTGGTGAGAAATTGCAATTCTTCCACTACTTTTTCGGGTGAACGCGAATTGTAACGATTGCCGTAAATCGGTTTGGCGCACCAGTTACATTTAAACGGACAACCGCGTGTGGTGCTGATATTGAGCGTAAACGGAAATTTTCCTGTAGCCCAGATTGCTTTGTAAGCTTGTATGTCGATGAGGTCCCAACGCGCCATCGGAAACACATCCAAGTCCTTTTCGTTAGCGCGCGGTGGGGATTTTACCAATCCGGTTTCATTGAGAAAACTGATTCCTTTAATATCGGAATACGACGCTGAATTGACAATCCGATCAACGCATTCAAGCAGTGTTTCTTCACCCTCACCGTGAATCACAATATCAGCACCTTGTTCATGGTAGAGTGGAGCATGATCGGTAGAATCGGAACTGGAAACCAATACGGTTGCGCCGATTTTTTTGGCCGATTTAATGAGTTCGAAACAAGCTTCACGCATATTGGTGAGGCACATTTTAGTCAGGTAATTGAATCCGTCGTCGTAAATGACCACAATCTCAGGATTCATTGCTTTCATTGATTCAATGCACTTTCCCGGGCCGGGATCAAGCGCTACATCGTAAAAACTAACCGGTCCGTGCATTTGATCTAAGTTTGCCAATGCCGTAATGGTTGCCAATGGCGGGTAGGGCGTTTTGTTACGCCACTGTTTGTGGTCTAGCTGATAGAAATAACTGTGCGTTAAAAATATCCGTTTCATAGTTCGATTCCTTCGCTTTGCAATTGGCTTTTCATCCGTGTTTGATATTCCCGGATCAGTTCATGATGCCTGCTGAGCACCTTTGTTTGGAAATCACTCGGATGATGTTTTGAAATGTACCTTCTGGTTTTTAAAGTTAATTCAAACTTTTCGGTTTGAAAATAGCTGAATTTTTTCTTCCACCGACGAAAGGTAATATTCATACATCGTTTATCGGCCCATTCGCCCAAACGACCTTTAAGTGTTAGGGAGATTAATGAACTCAGCCACGGTTTGTTCTCCTCAGAAAGAATAACTGACGAAAACGGTTTGCCGGGAAAGTAGGAGTACACCCATTGATTCGCCATATGAAATTCCGTAAGTACATCGCCTACAACAGGAATCAAACTGTGAATTTCCGTGGCCGTGAAGAGGTTTTTTTCTTCAATTTCAAGGTTCTTGTCATCGATGAAATAATTGACGCAGAAAAATTTTTTCGAGTTGAACAAAAAGAGCTTCTTGTAAAGTATGAGCAATGTTCGTGCAATCCACAAACGATTATGTTGGGTAATGATAAAAAAATCGAAATCGCCGTCCTGGTGCAAAATACCTTTCGACAGTGAACCAGAAATACCTACACCTTTCACAAAGGGGAATCGTTGAATGAACCGACCCGTTTTCAATGCTTTTTCATGCAATTTCCGGGCGCGTTCCATTCCTTTTTGGCGCCGTTCCACTTTGTTTTCGGGATCGAACACACCATAAAAACCGTCCTGCTCGAAAATCAGTCCCGACGCTACCAAAGCTGACAATAAATCATGTGTTTTTACTGATTCAGAATGAATGCTGGCACTAATTTCCTGTGTGGTCAACGGATGCTGAAATACTTCACTGTAAAGTAGCCGTTCTAAAACCTGCTTTTTAAGAGAAGAATGAAACACCATATTACTTTAATACTATATTGTTCAATGACGTGTTGGCTAAAGTAAGAGTTTTCAGGACAACCAAATAACAGAATGTGGATAATGTGGCTATCAGGTAATGAAGCAGGGTTTTCAGTTAGTGATTGAGTGAAAACCGGATAAGCAAAAAACCCGTTATCCGCCTGAGGCGGACAACGGGTTTTGATATCGTTGAATTGTTGCTTAGAACAAGATTCCGATTTTCAATACGATTTGTTTTTGTTTTGCGGCGAACGTTAAGTAATCGTTTGTTCCGGCGATATTTTGGAACATTGTCATGTCACGTTCTTTGTCGTCACCAGTGACTGCCTCACCGAAGTGAACAGGTGTTAAACCGTAGTAAAAACCTAGTTCTGCAAACAATGATGTGTTCCCGGTAAAGTTCCATTCTGCACCTGCAGCCAAACCGATGGTAGAACGCAGGAAGAACATATCTCCTTTTGCTTTCATATTCGTGTTTTCAGCAGCAACAGGAGTTCCCATCAATGAATCTCCGGTCAGATTAAATCCTTTGTCGTTAATTGTGCTCGACAATACAAAACTGGTACGAGCTCCGAATTTTCCATAGTAACGAAAATCACCGATCATATTAGTGCGGAACAACAACATTGTTGGGATCGTACCGTAAATTGCTTTTTGTTTACGCTCCTGGAGGTTGTATAATTTTGCATCCGGATTGGCAGAAACGTCTTCTTTTTTAAGGATTTTACTATCAACATAGTGGTAGTAAACTTTGTCAGTTGCTACAACATCATATTTGAACGATTCGAAATCAAACTCCAAACCTGTAGAAAGTCCGATATTCGGCGTAAAGCTGAAGTTCACATTCATTCCGATGGAATTTTGAGCGCCAACCCCTAAACGTTCAATATTCTTTGTACCAGGTTTATTGAAGTTCATTCCTAGCTGGTAAGCAAGTCCCATTTGAACTTTCTTCGTAGCCACCGCATCCTGAGCATTAAGTGACAAGGCAAAACCTGCGCAAACAAGTGATAATAGTATTTTTTTCATATATCGATAGTAATGATGCGACAAATATAAACTGTTTCAATGAAATCAGAATGATTATTTTTGAGGCAGTTAATAAATCGTACATGAAGGTTTTCCGTTGGTTGGTTATAACGAGTGTTTTGCTGTTTGTGGCGGCTTGCTCGCACGATCCGTTTGATGTGAGCACAGAAGGTGTTTCGGTTCCGCTAAAACACACCAATCTTGATTCACTGATCCGCAGCACAGATAGTACTCATTTGCTTGCTGTATTGATGGAGCAGCGCGTCAGGACACCGGATATCATTGATTATCAACTGGGGTATTGTTTTGGGGTAGGAAGTGTGATGGACCCGATGGTGGTTCGGGATATTGAAACGTACCGGAACAATAGTTATATCAAACGATTGGAAAAACGAATCGGGGAAAAGTTTCCGAAACTAAGCGAGCGAACACAAAAAATCTCTGATGCGTTTGTACAATTGAAAGCGCATTTACCGAAGGAGAAATTTCCGCGGGAAATCGTTTACATCAATTCCAGTTTCCAGAGCAGCGCTTTTTGTACGGATAACGAAATTGCAATTGGGCTGGAACGTTACCTGGGAGCCAAAACAGACGTAATTGCCGAGCTTCCGACACAGGATTTTTTCCCGTGGATCAAAGAAAAAATGGATCCGCAATACCTGGAACGCGATGCCGTTACCGCCTGGATCATGACACACCTTGTGGATGAAAAAGAAGGCGCCAATAACATTGAGGCAATGATTCGCTGGGGAAAGATCATTTACCTGACAGAAGCTGCTTTTCCCGACATGCCGAAACATTGGATCATGCGTTACAAGGAAAGTGA
Encoded proteins:
- a CDS encoding B12-binding domain-containing radical SAM protein, producing the protein MKLVLTHGYFLADDSKELEIMRPYPTLGLLYISSYLKAAGKDVTIVDSTFLTKADWKAELMELQPQLVAFYSNLMTKLNVLELNTWLKSELPETVTIVGGPDVTYNIEHYLNAGFDFTISGEGEQTVLELSNAIEQQLPVSEIQGIAYKTDNGEIVCNEARTKIKELETLPFPDRGSIPIEKYLDVWKKHHGKRTLNISTQRGCPYTCKWCSTAVYGQSYRRNDPKHVVAEILDLKARFDVEALWFVDDVFTVSHKWIADLHAEFKQHNLIIDFECITRAERLNDTVLQQLKEMGCFRIWIGAESGSQRVIDRMDRRVSLETVQTTMQQTRALGMEAGTFIMVGYPGEELEDIQQTMEHIKACNPHLLTITKAYPIKGTGLYAEIEDEITTVLDWQKSTDRDIRFSLPYSDKFYNYSIRYLVNGWLAHRDQSLKHRLKSKVALALMKWNK
- a CDS encoding radical SAM protein; translated protein: MKRIFLTHSYFYQLDHKQWRNKTPYPPLATITALANLDQMHGPVSFYDVALDPGPGKCIESMKAMNPEIVVIYDDGFNYLTKMCLTNMREACFELIKSAKKIGATVLVSSSDSTDHAPLYHEQGADIVIHGEGEETLLECVDRIVNSASYSDIKGISFLNETGLVKSPPRANEKDLDVFPMARWDLIDIQAYKAIWATGKFPFTLNISTTRGCPFKCNWCAKPIYGNRYNSRSPEKVVEELQFLTTTYGVNHFWITDDIFGLKPGWVTRFNELIQEKKLHIHYKIQSRADLLLVDKTIEELVASGLEEVWMGAESGSQKILDAMDKGITIEQITSSTKLLQQKGARVAYFLQFGYLGETKEDIQSTIEMVRNNRPDDIGISVSYPLPGTKFYERVKQEMGDKSNWKDSDDLDMMFAGTFHTDFYRKLQRYVHHSFRTRQGINKWKKTSHATSWRYAFLVPYNAAFATLLKLKLY